A stretch of the Sphingosinithalassobacter tenebrarum genome encodes the following:
- a CDS encoding ribonucleotide-diphosphate reductase subunit beta, translated as MSLLEARKTYKPFEYPWAYEYWKRQQQVHWMPEEVPLGEDCRDWAQKLSDHERNLLTQIFRFFTQADVEVQDCYHEKYGRVFKPTEVKMMLAAFSNMETIHIAAYSHLLDTIGMPESEYGMFLEYSEMKDKHDYLQRFGVDTDEDIAKTLAMFGGFTEGLQLFASFAMLMNFPRFNKMKGMGQIVSWSVRDESLHCEGITTLFHAFCKERDCLTKAVRDDIMDVCQTTVRLEDAFIDLAFEQGPVPGMTPKEIKKYIRYVADWRLGQLGFKPIYMIDEHPLPWLTPLLNGVEHANFFETRATEYSKGATRGQWNDVWDSFDKRQKAKAEKPANEDEDGADMFSGSGVAAE; from the coding sequence ATGTCCCTTCTCGAAGCCCGCAAGACCTACAAGCCCTTCGAATATCCCTGGGCCTATGAATATTGGAAGCGCCAGCAGCAGGTCCACTGGATGCCCGAGGAAGTGCCGCTGGGCGAGGATTGCCGCGACTGGGCGCAGAAGCTTTCCGACCACGAGCGCAACCTGCTGACGCAGATCTTCCGCTTCTTCACCCAGGCGGACGTCGAGGTGCAGGATTGCTACCACGAGAAATATGGCCGCGTGTTCAAGCCGACCGAAGTCAAGATGATGCTGGCCGCGTTCAGCAACATGGAGACGATCCATATCGCGGCGTACAGCCACCTGCTCGATACGATCGGCATGCCCGAAAGCGAATACGGCATGTTCCTCGAATATAGCGAGATGAAGGACAAGCACGATTATCTGCAGCGTTTCGGCGTCGATACCGACGAGGATATCGCCAAGACGCTCGCGATGTTCGGCGGCTTTACCGAAGGGCTTCAGCTCTTCGCCAGCTTCGCGATGCTGATGAACTTCCCGCGCTTCAACAAGATGAAGGGCATGGGCCAGATCGTCAGCTGGAGCGTGCGCGACGAAAGCCTGCATTGCGAAGGCATCACCACGCTGTTCCACGCCTTCTGCAAGGAACGCGACTGCCTGACCAAGGCCGTGCGCGACGACATCATGGACGTGTGCCAGACGACCGTGCGGCTGGAAGACGCGTTCATCGATCTCGCCTTCGAACAGGGCCCCGTGCCGGGCATGACGCCCAAGGAAATCAAGAAATATATCCGCTATGTCGCCGACTGGCGGCTGGGCCAGCTCGGCTTCAAGCCGATCTACATGATCGACGAACACCCGCTGCCCTGGCTCACGCCGCTGCTCAACGGCGTCGAACACGCCAATTTCTTCGAAACCCGCGCGACGGAATATTCGAAGGGCGCAACGCGCGGCCAGTGGAACGACGTGTGGGACAGCTTCGACAAGCGCCAGAAGGCCAAGGCGGAAAAGCCGGCCAACGAGGACGAGGACGGCGCGGACATGTTCTCGGGCTCCGGGGTTGCGGCGGAGTGA
- a CDS encoding DUF262 domain-containing protein, translating to MFIRQIIERISSGDIRIPAFQRGYVWEPEQAAFLLDSIYKGFPIGTVVLWQTDERLEFEKNLGSFVLPDPKKDYPVNYVLDGQQRLTSIFSVFQTELQPEDNQWTDIYFDLFSEESLQESVFKPLSEGEVDPERHFPVKTFYSPIEYRKACDGRPADQIVKLDSIQERFKEYDVQTQTFETDDRNKVAIVFERINRAGTELKVFELLSAWSWSDDFDLTEKFSDLQDDIEEHGYGDLSKEQDLQLRICAGVITEETSPEKIMSLSGEEIRNRFGEIRNGITGAIDFLKRELSVRHFAMLPFPGMLIPLSCFFSTDRDEGVRYEAHQREELIRWFWRTAFSRRYSSDVNSKQAADINEFNKLKNNPQYQVKQPAAELKVEFDKANFLASSANSKTLICMLAQKSPKSLISGAVIELDKVLKRGMKHEFHHIYPQRHLGVAGYDRRDINVLANICFLTRQDNNYIKAKAPSVYAKDMPAVSRSDYLERAIIPEDFDDDDYDKFRAARTEALIELAAELMS from the coding sequence ATGTTCATTCGACAAATAATCGAGCGCATTTCGAGCGGTGACATTCGCATACCGGCTTTTCAACGGGGATATGTTTGGGAACCGGAGCAAGCTGCCTTTTTGCTCGACAGCATATACAAGGGATTTCCAATTGGCACGGTAGTTCTTTGGCAAACGGATGAGCGACTAGAGTTTGAAAAGAACCTTGGCTCCTTCGTTCTCCCCGACCCTAAAAAGGACTATCCAGTAAACTATGTCCTCGACGGGCAACAGAGGCTGACGAGTATATTCTCTGTTTTTCAGACAGAATTGCAGCCGGAAGATAATCAATGGACTGATATTTACTTCGATTTGTTTTCGGAAGAGAGTCTTCAAGAGTCCGTTTTCAAGCCGCTCTCCGAAGGCGAGGTGGACCCAGAGCGACACTTCCCTGTGAAAACATTCTACAGTCCCATTGAATACCGCAAGGCATGCGATGGTAGGCCAGCCGACCAGATTGTTAAGCTAGATAGCATTCAAGAGCGATTCAAAGAGTACGATGTTCAAACTCAAACTTTCGAAACCGATGATAGAAATAAAGTTGCCATCGTTTTTGAACGAATAAATCGCGCCGGTACAGAGCTAAAAGTCTTCGAGTTGCTATCCGCTTGGAGCTGGTCCGATGACTTTGATCTTACCGAGAAATTTTCAGATCTACAAGACGATATAGAAGAGCACGGTTACGGCGATCTTTCAAAAGAGCAAGATCTACAACTTAGAATTTGTGCGGGTGTAATAACCGAAGAAACTTCGCCAGAGAAAATAATGAGTTTAAGTGGTGAAGAGATTCGTAATCGCTTTGGCGAAATTCGAAACGGCATCACCGGCGCGATAGATTTTTTGAAACGCGAGCTATCCGTAAGGCATTTCGCCATGCTGCCCTTTCCCGGCATGCTTATTCCGCTTAGTTGCTTTTTTTCTACTGATCGTGATGAGGGTGTGCGATATGAAGCTCATCAAAGAGAAGAACTAATCAGATGGTTCTGGCGGACAGCTTTTTCACGGCGCTACTCGTCTGACGTTAACTCAAAACAGGCAGCAGACATCAATGAATTTAATAAACTCAAAAACAACCCGCAGTATCAAGTGAAGCAGCCGGCGGCAGAGCTAAAAGTCGAGTTTGATAAAGCTAACTTTCTTGCGTCTAGTGCAAATTCAAAAACACTGATTTGCATGCTTGCGCAGAAATCTCCCAAGTCGTTGATAAGCGGCGCAGTTATTGAACTGGATAAGGTCCTAAAGCGCGGCATGAAGCATGAGTTTCATCACATTTATCCGCAACGGCATTTGGGCGTCGCTGGCTATGACCGGAGAGATATAAACGTCCTCGCGAATATCTGCTTTCTCACACGTCAGGATAATAATTACATTAAAGCAAAAGCACCTTCTGTTTACGCAAAAGATATGCCCGCAGTCAGCCGATCTGATTATCTGGAAAGGGCGATAATCCCCGAAGATTTTGATGATGATGATTATGACAAATTTCGAGCGGCACGCACTGAGGCGCTTATCGAATTGGCGGCCGAACTGATGTCATAG
- a CDS encoding globin domain-containing protein, whose amino-acid sequence MADETAPQTSPETPYAAMGGAETVRALAHRFYDLVGSDPAYAELRALHGPELAPIADSLAGFLSGWLGGPRDWFESGRGCIFSLHGAVPIDHRTAGQWADAMARSIDSEPRVPPQIAEKMKDTLGRMARSMAPREAAAS is encoded by the coding sequence ATGGCTGACGAAACCGCACCCCAGACTTCGCCCGAAACGCCCTATGCGGCGATGGGCGGCGCCGAAACGGTCCGGGCGCTGGCGCATCGCTTTTACGATCTGGTCGGAAGCGACCCCGCCTATGCCGAATTGCGGGCGCTGCACGGCCCCGAACTGGCGCCGATCGCCGATTCGCTCGCCGGCTTTCTCAGCGGCTGGCTGGGCGGGCCGCGCGACTGGTTCGAAAGCGGGCGCGGATGCATCTTCAGCCTGCACGGCGCAGTGCCGATCGATCATCGCACTGCCGGGCAATGGGCCGATGCGATGGCGCGGTCGATCGACTCGGAACCGCGCGTTCCGCCGCAAATCGCTGAAAAGATGAAAGATACGCTCGGCCGCATGGCGCGATCCATGGCCCCGCGCGAGGCCGCCGCATCCTGA
- a CDS encoding DUF2171 domain-containing protein → MTDLSQVREHMNVVGADGVHLGTVDHATGHRIKLTKADSPQTRDGQGARHHYIPAGLVAEIEGDTVRLSANAAVAQEMFETTTDD, encoded by the coding sequence ATGACCGATCTGTCGCAAGTCCGCGAGCATATGAATGTCGTCGGCGCCGACGGCGTGCATCTGGGCACGGTCGACCATGCCACTGGCCACCGCATCAAGCTGACCAAGGCGGACAGCCCGCAGACCAGGGACGGGCAGGGCGCCAGGCATCACTATATCCCCGCCGGCCTGGTGGCGGAAATCGAAGGCGACACGGTGCGCCTTTCCGCCAACGCAGCGGTGGCGCAGGAAATGTTCGAAACGACCACGGACGACTGA